The following are encoded in a window of Panicum virgatum strain AP13 chromosome 5N, P.virgatum_v5, whole genome shotgun sequence genomic DNA:
- the LOC120674429 gene encoding tetraspanin-6-like has product MTIHSHSHLHSHSHSHHPYPHRLSNTVIGYLNLVTLLASIPIIGAGLWLAHGSAATCESALQAPLLAIGFVVLLVSLAGFIGACYHVTWALWLYLLAMLLLIVALLGITVFGMTVTAGGGGRQVPGRPYQEFRIRDYSAWLQKRVQVDRYWRPALACVVGSGACPRIAAWTPMDYLQHSLTPIQSGCCKPPTSCTYDQGGVPVEALDEDCYRWNNAPGILCYQCDSCKAGVLEQVRRGWHNITILNAIVLVVLITIYSCGCCAFRNARRAEYPTNRMSKMNPRWDYFCSRWWNGQREQLYYSTREGGYDLVIV; this is encoded by the exons ATGACGATTCACTCGCACTCGCACTTGCACTCGCACTCGCACTCACACCACCCATACCCGCACCGCCTGAGCAACACAGTCATCGGGTACCTCAACCTGGTGACGCTCCTTGCCTCCATCCCCATCATCGGCGCAGGGCTGTGGCTGGCGCACGGCTCGGCGGCGACATGCGAATCCGCGCTGCAGGCGCCGCTCCTGGCCATCGGattcgtcgtcctcctcgtctccCTAGCCGGCTTCATCGGCGCCTGCTACCATGTGACATGGGCGCTGTGGCTGTACCTCCTGGCCATGCTGCTGCTCATTGTCGCCCTGCTGGGGATCACCGTCTTCGGCATGACCGTCacggcggggggcggcggcaggCAAGTGCCTGGCAGGCCCTACCAGGAGTTCCGGATCAGAGATTACTCGGCCTGGCTGCAGAAGCGCGTCCAGGTCGACCGCTACTGGCGGCCGGCGCTGGCATGCGTGGTTGGGTCCGGAGCGTGCCCCAGGATCGCGGCTTGGACGCCCATGGATTACCTGCAGCATAGCCTGACGCCAATACAGTCGGGGTGCTGCAAGCCACCGACGTCTTGCACGTACGACCAAGGCGGCGTGCCCGTGGAGGCACTGGACGAGGACTGCTACCGGTGGAACAACGCCCCCGGCATCCTGTGCTACCAGTGCGACTCGTGCAAGGCCGGAGTGCTGGAGCAGGTGCGGCGAGGTTGGCACAACATCACCATCCTCAACGCCATCGTCCTCGTTGTGCTCATCACCATCTACTCCTGTGGCTGCTGTGCTTTCCGCAATGCCCGCCGTGCCGAGTACCCCACCAACCGCATGTCAAAGATGAATCCACGATGGGATTACTTCTG CTCAAGGTGGTGGAATGGCCAAAGAGAGCAGCTGTACTACAGTACTAGGGAGGGAGGGTATGATCTAGTGATAGTATAG